GATCTGGCCGGTGAGCTTGGTGTTTTTGAAACCCGCTATGAAGACACCTTTGCCGGCATCGGTAACCGGTTAGCGATGGGCTATCTGGAGCTGGTGAAGGCCAACCCCGGTGTGGATCCGTGGCTACCCGGAGAAGGTACCACCATCACCCTGCCGCGCCAGTATGTGCTGCCGGATGCGCGGCGCGAAGGTATTGTCATCAACCTCGCCGAGTATCGTCTCTATTATTTCACCGATGAGGGTGTGCAGGTTTACCCCGTGGGCGTCGGTACGGCGGAGAACCCCTCCCCCCTGACCGACGCAGAGGTCACCATGCCACTGGAGTCTCCGGCCTGGTATCCGCCGGCGAGCATCCGGGCGGAATACGAGGCGTCCGGTGAGTATTTGCCCCGGATGATTCCCCCCGGTCCCGGCAATCCGCTTGGTACCCACGCCCTGTTGCTGAGTGAAAAAGGCTATCTGATCCACGGTACCAACAAGAAGTTTGGCGTGGGTATGCCGGTCAGCCATGGCTGCTTCCGGATGTACAACGAAGATATTTCCCGGTTCGTGTATCAGGTGGAGAAGGGTACGCCGGTTCAGGTTGTCCACGATGCGGTCAAGATCGGTTTTTCGAATGGTGAAGTCTGGCTTGAGGTGCATCGCCCCCACGAAGACTACCCCCGCGAGGATCGGGATCGGCTCTGGAACCAGGTGTTTGCCGAAGTCGAAGCCTTCCGCAGCCAGCACCCGGGAGTCGAGGTCAAGCGTGGCGCCATTGAGCTGGCAGTGGACCAGGCCGATGGCCTGCCAACGATGATTGGTGAACGTGTGACCCGAATGGCCGCCGACAAGACCGTGGAAGAGAAATCGCCGGAACCGACGGGCGAACCTGAGCAGCGGCTATACTTCTAAGTCAGGCGTCCGGGCACGGGTGCCGTCTTGCAGGGAAAAACCGCGGCCGCTGAGCCACCGCATATCCAGGCATTGAAGTTGTTCCGGTCCAGGGAGGCATTATGCAGGCACATCATCCCGTGCGATCACCGAATCCCGCCCGCCTTCGGCTCTGGGCCCTGGTGCTGCTGACAGGCGTTATGCTCGCACTGGGTTCTCTGGCACATCAGGTCTTTGCCCAGCAAAAATCATCTCAAACGGCCCTGGTACTTACTGTCGAGGGCGCCATTGGCCCTGCCACCATGGACTACGTTACCCGAGGCATTCGTAGGGCTGAGTCCGAGGGCGCTGGTCTGGTGATCATCGAAATGGATACGCCGGGCGGTCTGATGGACTCCATGCGGGATATCATCAAGACGATTCTTGCCTCTGAGGTTCCCGTGGCTACCTATGTCTCTCCGCAGGGCGCGCGGGCGGCCAGCGCTGGCACCTATATCCTCTACGGCAGTCACATTGCCGCCATGGCTCCGGCGACCAACCTGGGCTCGGCGACGCCGGTCCAGATGGGCGGTCTGCCGGGTAGTCCCGAACCGGAGAGCGATCCGGCCCCCGGCGAGCCAAAATCCGGGGAAGGTTCGGATTCAGACTCCGGTTCTTCGTCGAACGGCGAACAGCAGGCCGGCGACGATGACGGCAAACGGCGCGGTGGCACCGCCATGGAGCGCAAGGTTCTGGAGGATGCGGTCAGTTACATTCGCGGGCTGGCCGAACGCCATGGCCGCAACGCCGACTGGGCTGAAGAAGCCGTCCGTGAGGCTGTGAATCTGGGTGCCGATGAGGCCCTTGAGAAGAACGTTATCGACGTGGTTTCGCCCAACATCCGGGATCTGCTCCAGCAGGTGGATGGCCGCACCGTTCGGATGGCGTCGGGCGACACGACCCTGAACACGGCCAGCCTGGAAATTGTCAGGTCCCAACCGGATTGGCGCACGCGCCTGCTTTCCGTGATCACCAATCCGAACGTCGCCTATTTCCTGATGATTATCGGCTTCTACGGCATCATCTTCGAGCTGGCGAACCCCGGTGCGGTGGTGCCGGGCGTGATTGGCGCCATCTCCCTGATCCTTGCGCTCTTCGCTTTCCAGGTCCTGTCGGTGAATTACGCCGGCCTGGCACTGATTCTGCTCGGACTGGCGTTCATTGTGGGCGAGGCCTTCGTGCCCAGCTTCGGGATACTGGGGGTTGGCGGAATAGTTGCCTTTGTTACCGGCTCGATCATCCTGATGGACGGCAGTCACCGGGATATTTCCCTGCCAACGATCGGAGGCACCGCCGTGGTGGCTGCCGGGTTTATCCTCTGGACGGTGACCCGGTTTATCGGTCTGCGTCGGCGGCATCCGGTCAGTGGCACCGAACAGTTGACCCATGAAGAGGGCGTGGCCCTGGATGAGTTCTCCGAAGAACATGGCCACTACCGGGGCCACGTGCGGCTCAGTGGTGAACGTTGGAATGCCATCAGCGAGGGAGCCGTCAAAGAGGGCGACCGGGTTCAAGTGACAGCGATTGAGGGTTTAACGGTAACTGTCAGGGTCATTCCGGACAACGACTGAACCGGCAGACAAAGTAACGGCAATACAAGGAGGCCGTATGATTGGCGATCTGATTCCCTATCTGGCACCTACGGTGGTGTTACTGCTCATTCTTGCTTCGGCGATCAAGATCCTGCCGGAGTATGAACGTGGCGTTGTGTTCTTTCTCGGGCGTTTCCAGGGCGTCAAAGGTCCGGGGCTGATCATTGTTATTCCGGGCATTCAGCAGATAGTCCGGGTAGACCTGCGGGTGATCACCCTGGATGTCCCCAGTCAGGACGTGATCTCCCGGGATAACGTGACTGTGCGGGTGAATGCCGTGCTGTACTTTCGAGTTGTGGATCCCGAGCGTGCCATTATCCGGGTGGAGGATTTCAATTCCGCAACCAGCCAGCTGGCCCAGACCACGCTGCGGTCGGTGCTCGGCAAACACGATCTCGACGAGATGCTGTCAGAGCGGGACAAGCTCAATTCCGATATCCAGGAGATCATCGATGCCCAGACCGAGGAATGGGGCATCAAGGTGGCCAACGTTGAAATCAAACATGTGGATCTCAATGAATCGATGATCCGTGCCATTGCCCGTCAGGCAGAGGCAGAGCGCGAACGTCGCGCCAAGGTCATCCACGCCGAGGGCGAATTGCAGGCGTCCAAAAAGCTGGTGGAAGCGGCGGATGTCATGTCCACGAATTCCGGTTCCATGCAGCTGCGTTACCTGCAGACGCTGGCGGATATGAGTAACACCAACTCATCCACCATTGTGTTCCCATTGCCAATGGAGCTGATTACCACGTTCCTCAAGGACAACAAACCTGCCAGCCCTGACAAGTCCGATCCGGACAAACCGGATACCGGGGCATAAAAAAGGCCGGCAATGCCGGCCTTTTCGTTACGTATCAGCCTTACTTCTGGCTGGCACGCTCGAGCATACGCTTGGCACGCTCGTTTGCCTCATCGGCAGCCTTCTGGGCTGCACGAGCAGCGGCCAGGGCTTCTTCCGCAGTCTGCTGGGCAGTGCGGGCAGAGCTGGCAGCGCTGTTAGCGGTGTTCAGTGCATTTTCTGCAGTGCGCTCAGCGGAGCTGGCGGTTGCATTTGCTTCGTCGATGGCGCCCTGGTCAGTGGTGGCACAACCTGCAGTCAGAGCAGTGGCCAGTGCAATCCCGGCGATCGTCAGTTTACGCATTGTAAATCCCCTTATTGGTCGAGTTATTTCCTGTGATCCGAAAGTCAGTATAGACGACTTCCTGTCAACCTGCGCAGCATCGCTTGTCAGGTAGTGACTACCGGAGTCGTAAAACAGTGTAAAACACTGTAAGCAGGAATGTTAACTAGAGATACGTAAATTTGCTAAGCATATGACAACAACTTAATGCTGCCGTCAGGTTTGCTTCAGGGATGAATGCTGATGGGCGTTCCGTTGGAGACCAGTTGCCAGATTTCGTCCATCTCTTCGTTGGTCACGGCGATACAGCCGTCGGTCCAGTCAAGACCAGCATAAGCAAAAGCCATATCGCCTACGTTATTGGGCAGGCCATGAATCATGATGCTGCCACCCGGGTCCAGGCCCCAGGCAGATGCCAGTTCGCGATCCCGCTCGCTGGGGTACGAGATATGGATGGATTTGTAGAAGTCGCTCTCGGCGTTGCGCCAGTCCAGCGTGTAATCGCCTTCCGGCGTGCGCTCGTCACCTTCGTACAGCTTGTGACCTTCCGGATTGTCGCCAAGGGAAATTCGGTAGCTGCGAATCACCTCCTCGCCATCCATCAGGTACAGGCGGCGCTCTCCCTTGCGAACGACCACCTTGCTGACACTCTCGATATCCGCGGGCTTGTACATGGTGGCAGCCGGCATACGGGTGTCGGCCTTGGCCAGCAGTTCGGTGGCCAAAGCGCTCGGAGCCAATGCCAGACAGAGCAGGGCAATGGAGGCTGGGAGGGCGCGGAAAATGCTCATGTCCTCAACTTACCAATGATTAATGTTTGTTCAGACGTTTTATACCATAGGCCAAAAGGGATCTGTTAAGGGGTTTTGTTAACTTTTTTGGCTATCTGGTTTGCTCTTCACACATTTTGTGAACTGTCCATCTTCAGGCCCACCTTGGTGACCTTGTCGGCGCTGGTAGCCCGGGCAACCAGTGTCACCGGGCCCAGGGTTACTACGTCACCAACAACCGGGTGCCCTTTTGTCCTTTTGGCAAAGCATTCGGCGAGGGAAAGCTCCGGCGGCAGGTCGTCGAACTCAATGCCGTAGACTTGCTCCACGTCACCCAGAAGCGCATCGCCGTTGAGTACGAAATCCCCGAAAAACGCCCGTTCGGCCAGGTACTTGGGTGCGTGTCTGCCGCTCAGCGCCTTGCCGAGTTCAGGCAGAACACTGGGAGTCGCAAACATTGCGACCATGTCGCCACTGGATACTTCCAGGTCCGCTTTTGGCTGCAGACAGACCCGGTTGCGGAAGACTCCGGCCACAGCCGTGTTCTCCGGAAAGCGCAACTGGCCCAGCCGACGTGGCGTTTGCCAGGTTTCGCCGCGCAACGGGAACAGCATCAACTCGTGGTCTCCCGCCGCTGGAGCATCCAGAGGGAGTCTTCGATAGGGGTCCTCGCCGGCCGGCACCTCCAGGCGAAGCTTTCTGGCCAGAGGGGTCATGGTGGTGCCCTGAACCAGAAGAGAGACCAGGACGATAAAGAAAGCGGCGTGGAACACCAGCTGGGCTTCCGGCAAGTCTGCAATGATCGGAAACAGGGCCAGAACAATGGGGACAGCCCCTCGCAGGCCGACCCAACTGATAAACCCCATCTCGCGACGGTTAAAGGCAAAAGGCCAGAGGGTCAGCAAGACCGTCAGCGGGCGGATGACGAAGATCAGAGCCAGGGCCAGTATCAGCCCTCCTCCAGCCAGGGGGATCAGGTCTGACGGAGTGACCAGAAGCCCCAGCATCAGGAACAGGCACAACTGGGCCAGCCAGGCCAGGCCGTCGTGAACCTGCAGGATCATCGGCATCATCCGGACGTGACGGTTACCAATTACCACGCCAGTCAGGTAAATGGCCAGAAATCCGCTGCCGCCGAGAGCGTTGGTGGCGGAGAACACCGAGATGCCCGCGGCCGCCACCAGCAAAGGGTACAGAGAAGGGGTCAGGCGGATTCGATTGGCCAGCTCCACCACGGCAAAACCGCCAATAATCCCTGCAATAGCGCCGATGCCGAACTGCTGTACCAGCATGGAAAGAGCGGCCCAGCCCGCCTGGTCGCCGTCGTTGCCAATCAACGTAACCAGCATGAGCGTCAGGAAAATCGCCATAGGGTCGTTGCTGCCGGACTCAATTTCCAGGGTCGCACTGACTCGCTCGTTCAGGTGCAGCCCCCGTCCCTGCAGCAGGGAAAAAACGGCGGCGGCATCGGTAGAGGAAATGATGGCGCCAATCAGCAGGGCAGTCAGCCAGTGCAGATCGAACACCCACCAGGCCACAACCGCGGCGCCAGCGGCGGTCATGGCGACTCCGAGGGTGGCAAGTACCAGGGCAGGTTTCAGGCCTACCCTGAAAGTCTCCGCCCGGGTGCGCATGCCACCGTCGAGGAGAATCACGCCCAACGCGAGATTGGCAATCAGAAAGGCCAGTTCAAAGTCATCGAACTGGATGCCACCCGGGCCGTCCTCACCCATCATCATGCCCACCACCAGAAAGATCAGCAGCACAGGCATGCCCACCCGGCTGGAAAGCGGGCTGAGCACGATACTGATGACCAGCATCAGGGCGCCAATCAGGGTCAGGGTGGGGTCCATTGTTGCTCCAGACAGAATGCTTGCCCAATGCCGGGCTGACCGCTTATATTGCTGTCGCGGCCCTATTTTTGCGGGTGTAGTTCAATGGTAGAACGGCAGCTTCCCAAGCTGCATACGAGGGTTCGATTCCCTTCACCCGCTCCACTCCCTCGCTGGCCCGCTCTCCCTTTAGTGTAGTTTGAGTCGTGGCTGCATGGCACGGCTGATTTTATCCATCAACCATATGATGCCGGTGCGGAACATGCCGTGCAGGGCCACCTGGTGCATCCGGTAAAGGGACAGGTAGAACATGCGGGCCACTTTGCCTTCGACGTACATGCTGCGGCCGGAAAGATTGCCCATCAGGTTGCCGACGGTGGTGTAGCGGCTGAAGTTGATCAGCGAACCATGGTCGTTGTACACGAAGGGAACCGCCTCACCATTGTCCAGGCGATTGCACAGAGTCTTGAACAGGGTGTCGGCCTGCTGGTGCGCTGCCTGGGCCCGAGGCGGAACCGGCCGGTCGGAATCCGGTTGCGGGCAGGCCGCGCAGTCGCCAAAGGCAAAGATATCCGAATCCTGGGTAGTTTGCAGGGTCTGCTCCACAACCAGCTGGTTGCCCCGGTTAACCTCCAGGCCCTCAAGCTCCGCCAGGAACGCCGGAGCCTTGATGCCCGCTGCCCAGATGGTCATTTCCGAGCTTAGTTCGGTACCGTCCTTCATTACGACCGAGGTGGGCCGCACCTCATTGACCGGCTGGCCGGTCAGTACCTTCACTCGCTGGTGTTCCAGTTCCTTGGTAGCCGCCGCAGACAGCCGGCCGGGCAACGCCGGAAGAATGCGGTCGGCGGCCTCAATCACGGTAATGGAAACGTCCGAGGGTTGAAGGTGGTTCATGCCGTAGACAGGAAGTTCCCGGGAAGCCAGGCGCAGTTCTGCTGCCAGTTCCACGCCAGTAGCTCCGGCTCCGATGATACTGATGTTCAGGGTGTGTTCGGCCCCCTGGAATGCTTCGTGATTCTTGCGCAAAAAGGCGTTGAGCATCAGATTGTGAAAGCGTCTCGCCTGATCAAGGCTGTCCAGGAACAGGCAGTTGTCCTGGGCGCCGGGAGTGCCGAAATCGTTTGCGGTGCTGCCTACCGCGATGACCAGTGTGTCATAGGGGATGTGTCGTTCGGGAACCACTTCTGTGCCGTCGAGATCGTGAAACGGGGCTATAACCACGTGTTTGTTCTGACGGTCCAGACCGCTCATTCGGCCCAGCTGGAATTCGTAGTGGTGTTTGCGGGCATGGGCGCGGTAGTTGATCTCGTTGGCGCTGGCATCCAGGGAGCCGGAGGCCACCTCATGCAACAGAGGTTTCCAGACGTGGGTCAGGCCGGCATCCACCAGCGTGATCCGCGCCTTGCGTTTTTTACCCAGTTTGTTGCCAAGGCTGGTAACCAGTTCGAGACCGCCGGCGCCACCGCCGACCACAACAATGTGATGAAGGTTATCCATAACAATCAGACCTGTAAGTGAAGAGAGCCAAGCACTCTTCAGGTAAGAATGCTTGGCTGTCCTCACTGTGGGGGCCAGCCGTGTCGCCAGGACTCGGTCGGGAAACAGCGCAGGGTCTGAGCCGGGCGCTAATGTTAACGCGGCCCGGGCTGTGGGCACAATTCTACGGAAGTGCTCATACTTTCAGCCCCGGTGTGTGCTCTCTCACCGGGGTGCTGGAAGGGGAGGATCAGTGCTGGGTGCGGTATCCGTCCAGGATGGCTGCCATATCGTCACCCAGGTCCTGCATGGCTTGCGGATCCAGGTGGCGTTCACCCATGGATCTCAGGCCCATGATCTGCGCCTGGATAAGCCGGGCAATCCGCCGGCTGTCTACGGACTGAACCAGCTCACCTTTCACCCGGGCCTGCTCAACCAGGTCTGCAACGGAGTGCTCAATGGCAGCAAGAATGCTGTCGGCCAGCTCGGCCAGCTCTGCGTGGGTGTTTTTCGATTCCAGCAGTGTTTTCACGATCATGCAGGCCCGGGCGGGTGTCGCATTCTGGTTGCCGCAACTGCATGCGATGCCGCGCAGGTAGTCCTGGAGACCGTCAACGATCGAATCATAACCCTTGAGGTGCACAGCCATTTCTCTGCCGCCCTGTTCGGCATAGGCAGCCAGTGCTTCCGAAAACAGGCCATCCTTGCTTCCGAAGGTGGCGTAAATGCTGCCCGGGCGCATATCGAGGGCCTGCTCGATCTGTTTCATGGAGCTGCCGTGATAGCCCTTCTCCCAAAACAGGCCAACGGCCTTTTCCAGGGCGGTCTTTCGGTCATAGCGCGCGTGTCTGGCCATAACAACACTTCACCATTGTCGTGATTTGAATGACCGCTCAATTATATCTTGAATGATCGCTCAATAACAGTTAGCCTGAAGTTGTAATTGAGCATTCATTCAAAAATGGAGTTGGCAATGACAGACTTTACCCTTCACGACAAAGACACGGCACCGGAACAATCCAAACCCCTGCTGGACAATTCGCACAAGGCGTTCGGCAT
This genomic stretch from Marinobacter salsuginis harbors:
- a CDS encoding L,D-transpeptidase family protein, which encodes MSIFRALPASIALLCLALAPSALATELLAKADTRMPAATMYKPADIESVSKVVVRKGERRLYLMDGEEVIRSYRISLGDNPEGHKLYEGDERTPEGDYTLDWRNAESDFYKSIHISYPSERDRELASAWGLDPGGSIMIHGLPNNVGDMAFAYAGLDWTDGCIAVTNEEMDEIWQLVSNGTPISIHP
- a CDS encoding NAD(P)/FAD-dependent oxidoreductase; translation: MDNLHHIVVVGGGAGGLELVTSLGNKLGKKRKARITLVDAGLTHVWKPLLHEVASGSLDASANEINYRAHARKHHYEFQLGRMSGLDRQNKHVVIAPFHDLDGTEVVPERHIPYDTLVIAVGSTANDFGTPGAQDNCLFLDSLDQARRFHNLMLNAFLRKNHEAFQGAEHTLNISIIGAGATGVELAAELRLASRELPVYGMNHLQPSDVSITVIEAADRILPALPGRLSAAATKELEHQRVKVLTGQPVNEVRPTSVVMKDGTELSSEMTIWAAGIKAPAFLAELEGLEVNRGNQLVVEQTLQTTQDSDIFAFGDCAACPQPDSDRPVPPRAQAAHQQADTLFKTLCNRLDNGEAVPFVYNDHGSLINFSRYTTVGNLMGNLSGRSMYVEGKVARMFYLSLYRMHQVALHGMFRTGIIWLMDKISRAMQPRLKLH
- a CDS encoding slipin family protein, translating into MIGDLIPYLAPTVVLLLILASAIKILPEYERGVVFFLGRFQGVKGPGLIIVIPGIQQIVRVDLRVITLDVPSQDVISRDNVTVRVNAVLYFRVVDPERAIIRVEDFNSATSQLAQTTLRSVLGKHDLDEMLSERDKLNSDIQEIIDAQTEEWGIKVANVEIKHVDLNESMIRAIARQAEAERERRAKVIHAEGELQASKKLVEAADVMSTNSGSMQLRYLQTLADMSNTNSSTIVFPLPMELITTFLKDNKPASPDKSDPDKPDTGA
- a CDS encoding L,D-transpeptidase family protein, with product MWFRFLAVFSLAQFLVFPTAGSAEPLDAASGPEAPDRSPRVPTFPVQGDLAGELGVFETRYEDTFAGIGNRLAMGYLELVKANPGVDPWLPGEGTTITLPRQYVLPDARREGIVINLAEYRLYYFTDEGVQVYPVGVGTAENPSPLTDAEVTMPLESPAWYPPASIRAEYEASGEYLPRMIPPGPGNPLGTHALLLSEKGYLIHGTNKKFGVGMPVSHGCFRMYNEDISRFVYQVEKGTPVQVVHDAVKIGFSNGEVWLEVHRPHEDYPREDRDRLWNQVFAEVEAFRSQHPGVEVKRGAIELAVDQADGLPTMIGERVTRMAADKTVEEKSPEPTGEPEQRLYF
- a CDS encoding potassium/proton antiporter, whose product is MDPTLTLIGALMLVISIVLSPLSSRVGMPVLLIFLVVGMMMGEDGPGGIQFDDFELAFLIANLALGVILLDGGMRTRAETFRVGLKPALVLATLGVAMTAAGAAVVAWWVFDLHWLTALLIGAIISSTDAAAVFSLLQGRGLHLNERVSATLEIESGSNDPMAIFLTLMLVTLIGNDGDQAGWAALSMLVQQFGIGAIAGIIGGFAVVELANRIRLTPSLYPLLVAAAGISVFSATNALGGSGFLAIYLTGVVIGNRHVRMMPMILQVHDGLAWLAQLCLFLMLGLLVTPSDLIPLAGGGLILALALIFVIRPLTVLLTLWPFAFNRREMGFISWVGLRGAVPIVLALFPIIADLPEAQLVFHAAFFIVLVSLLVQGTTMTPLARKLRLEVPAGEDPYRRLPLDAPAAGDHELMLFPLRGETWQTPRRLGQLRFPENTAVAGVFRNRVCLQPKADLEVSSGDMVAMFATPSVLPELGKALSGRHAPKYLAERAFFGDFVLNGDALLGDVEQVYGIEFDDLPPELSLAECFAKRTKGHPVVGDVVTLGPVTLVARATSADKVTKVGLKMDSSQNV
- a CDS encoding NfeD family protein, with the protein product MQAHHPVRSPNPARLRLWALVLLTGVMLALGSLAHQVFAQQKSSQTALVLTVEGAIGPATMDYVTRGIRRAESEGAGLVIIEMDTPGGLMDSMRDIIKTILASEVPVATYVSPQGARAASAGTYILYGSHIAAMAPATNLGSATPVQMGGLPGSPEPESDPAPGEPKSGEGSDSDSGSSSNGEQQAGDDDGKRRGGTAMERKVLEDAVSYIRGLAERHGRNADWAEEAVREAVNLGADEALEKNVIDVVSPNIRDLLQQVDGRTVRMASGDTTLNTASLEIVRSQPDWRTRLLSVITNPNVAYFLMIIGFYGIIFELANPGAVVPGVIGAISLILALFAFQVLSVNYAGLALILLGLAFIVGEAFVPSFGILGVGGIVAFVTGSIILMDGSHRDISLPTIGGTAVVAAGFILWTVTRFIGLRRRHPVSGTEQLTHEEGVALDEFSEEHGHYRGHVRLSGERWNAISEGAVKEGDRVQVTAIEGLTVTVRVIPDND
- a CDS encoding Lpp/OprI family alanine-zipper lipoprotein; translated protein: MRKLTIAGIALATALTAGCATTDQGAIDEANATASSAERTAENALNTANSAASSARTAQQTAEEALAAARAAQKAADEANERAKRMLERASQK
- a CDS encoding TetR/AcrR family transcriptional regulator, which gives rise to MARHARYDRKTALEKAVGLFWEKGYHGSSMKQIEQALDMRPGSIYATFGSKDGLFSEALAAYAEQGGREMAVHLKGYDSIVDGLQDYLRGIACSCGNQNATPARACMIVKTLLESKNTHAELAELADSILAAIEHSVADLVEQARVKGELVQSVDSRRIARLIQAQIMGLRSMGERHLDPQAMQDLGDDMAAILDGYRTQH